Below is a genomic region from Delftia tsuruhatensis.
CCGCGATGTGCGGCGTGACGAAGGCCTTGGGGTGCTGCCAGACCTTGTTGCCGGGCTGGGGCGGCTCCTCGCGCAACACGTCCAGCGCGGCGCCAGCCAGGTGGCCTTCGTCGAGCAGGGCCAGCAGGTCATCTTCCACCACCTGCTCGCCGCGCCCCACGTTGATGAAGTAGGCGCCGCGCGGCAGCAGGGACAGGGTGCGGCGGTCCAGCAGGTCGCGCGTCTCGGGCGTGAGCGGCAAGGCGCAGACCAGGATGTCGCTGGTGGACAGTAGTTGCTCAAGGCCCTGGGCGCCGCTGTGCGTGGCCAGGCCGGGAAGGTTCTTGGCGCTGCGGCTCCAGCCCGCCACGGGATAGCCGATGGCCTGCAGGGCGCCGGCCACGAAGCGGCCCACTTCGCCCAGGCCCAGGATGCCCACGCGGCATTCGGCGCTGGCGCGCACGGGGCGGCGCAGCCAGTCGCCGGCCTGCTGCTGGCGCGCGAACAGGTCCAGCTCGCGCGTGTGGCGCAGCGCGGTGCCGACCACGTACTGGGCGATCTCCACATGCTGCTGCGGATCGACGGTGCGCGCCACGGGCAGGCCAGCCGGCAGGTCGGGCACGGCCAGCAGCTTGTCCACGCCCGCGCTGGGTGCGCACAGCAGCTTCAGGCCCGGATAGGCCGGCAGCACGCCCGGCTTGAGGCTCCAGGCGAGCATGGCCTCGACCGCGTCGGCCGGCGCCTCGTCGCGACTCGCCCAGACGGGTACGTCGGGCGCCAGCGCGCGCAGCGCATCGACGATGGGCGCGCCCATGCTCGGGTGGATGTTGACCAGGATTCCCATGTTTCTTTCAGTCCTTGTAGCTCGGATCGATTCGATCAAGACGGCGCAGCAGGCCAGGCCAGGCCAGGCCCGCGCCCTTGCCCTTGGTGACCTGGCGCGACTGGTTGACCGCATCGCTGATGATGTCCTGCGGGATGCGGGTCAGCTCGCCGCCGCCCGACTGCGCCAGGATCTGGATGCGGCAGGCCGACTCCAGCGTGTACATGGCCAGCACGGCCTCGGCCACGTTGCGGCCGCAGGTCAGCAGGCCGTGGTTGCGCAGGATGAGGAAGTTGCTGTCGCCCAGGTCGTCGACCAGGCGCGGTTTCTCGTCGTCGCGCAGGGCCACGCCTTCGTAGTCGTGGTAGGCCAGGCGCGCCAGCGGAAAGATGGACTGCTGCGAGATGGGCAGCAGCCCCTCCTTCTGCGCCGAGACGGCCACGCCGTGGCGCGTGTGCGTGTGCAGCACGCACTGCACCTCGGGGCGGCCGTCGTGGATGGCGCTGTGGATGACGAAGCCGGCCGGGTTGACGTCGTACTCGGTCTCCATCAACGGCCGGCCTTCGTGATCGACCTTGACCAGGCTGGAGGCCGTGATCTCGTCGAACAGCATGCCGTAGGGGTTGATCAGGAACTGGTCGGGCTGGCCCGGCACGCGCGCCGAGATGTGGGTGAAGATCAGGTCGTCCCAGCCGAAGTGGGCGACCAGCCGGTAGGCGGCGGCCAGCTCGATGCGGGTCTGCCATTCCTCGGCCGTCACCTGGCGGCGGACCTCGGACATCGTGGTGTCGTTGCTCATGGGGTGTACCTCTTGGTGGACGTGGTGGACATCGTTTGGAGAAAGCATCCGCCGGTTCAGCGCCCCGTCGCGTACTGGTCGCGCAGCTCGCGCTTGAGCACCTTGCCGATGGCGCTGCGCGGCAGCTCGGCAATGAAGCGCAGGTCCGCCAGGCGCTGGGTCTTGCCAGCCTGCTGGTTGTACCAGCCCATGATCTCCTCGGGCAGGGCCGCCTGCCCCGTGCGCGACACCACGTAGGCCACGGGCGTCTCGCCCCATTGCTCGGAGGGCACGCCGACCACGGCCACGTCCTCCACGGCCGGGTGGGCGCGCAGCTGGGCTTCCAGGTCGCTGGGGTAGATGTTGAAGCCGCCGCTGATGATCATGTCCTTGCGGCGGTCGAACAGGGTGAGGAAGCCGTCGGCATCGAACCGGCCCACGTCGCCCGTGCGGATGAAGCGCTTGCCCGTGGGGTCGAACCATTCGGCCTCGCGCGTCTTGGCGGGCTGGCCGTGGTAGCCGGTCATCATGCTGGCCGAGTGGCCCACGACCTCGCCATCCTGGCCGGGTCCGACCTCGCGGCCTTCCTCGTCGATGAGGCGGATGTCATGGCCTTCGGCGGGCTTGCCCACGGTGTGCAGCTTGTCAGGGTGCAGGTGGGCTTCGAGGATGCAGGTGCCGCCACCTTCGGTCATGCCGTAGAACTCGGTCAGGCTGCCGGGCCAGCGCGCCACCACGTCGGCCTTGAGCTCGGCACGGAACGGAGCGCTGGTGCAGAACTTGGCGCGGAAGCTGGACAAATCATGCTCGCCAAACTGCGGCAGCGCCATGATGCGCTGGTACTGCACGGGCACCAGCATGGTGTGGGTGACGCGGTGCTGCTGGGCCAGTTGCAGGTAGCGGGCCGCATCGAACTTTGGCATCAGCACCACGCAGCCGCCGCTGCCCAGCGTGGGGAAGAACACCACCAGCGTGGTGTTGGAATACAGCGGCGTGGCCAGCAGCGTCGTGCCCTCGGGGCCGTAGCCATAGACGCTGCCCCGGTTGATGTGGGCCCAGCGCATGCCGTGCGACTGCACGATGCCCTTCGGAACCCCCGTGGTGCCCGAGGAATAGATGATGTTGAACGCCGCGGCCGGCTCCACGCTGACTGGGGCGGGCTGCGCGCCTTCGGGCGCCAGCCAGTCCTCGAAGGCGCCGCCCGGCGCCACGCCGTCCAGCGAGATGCATTGCAGGCCGGCGTCGGCGGGCACCAGGTCCTGGGCCGCCTTGTCCAGGAACAGGTGGCGCGCCTGGGCATCGCGCAGCATGGAGGCCAGGCTGTCGGCCGTGGACGATGGTGCCAGCGGCGCCACCACCACGCCCGCGCGCAGGGCGCCGAGGAACAGCGCGGCATAGCGCACCGAGTTCAACGCGCAGATGGCGATCGCCTGGCCAGGCTGCACGCCGTCGCGCTGCAGCGCGGCGGCCACGCTGTCCATGAGGGCGTCAAGCTGCGCGTAGCTCAGCGTCTGCTGGTCGTCGCGCAGCGCGGCATGGCCGGGCTGCTGGCGCGCATGGGCGCGGATCAGCTCGGCCAGCGGGGTGAATGGCGCATCGGGCGAAGGCAGGGAGACAATCATGAGGGGCTCCGTTTCACGAATTCACGAATCTCAAGCGGACTGCGCCCGCGAGCCCCATGGCCCTGCGGGCGCATTGGAGGGCAGGCCTACTTGGCGGCCAGGCCCAGGCGGTCGATCAGGACCTTGTCCTTGGCAAAGGCGTCCTTGGCCCATTGCGCATAGTCGGCGCCCGAGCGGTACCAGGCGTCCTGGTTGAGCTGCTTGAGCACTTCGACGTGGCGCGGATCGTCCATGGCCTTCTTGAAGGCGTCGTGCAGCTTGCGCACCACGGCCGGGTCCATGCCCTTGGGGCCCGCCAGGCCGTAGGGCGAGGTGGAGACCACGCCATAGCCCAGCTCCTTGGCCGTGGGCACTTCGGGCCAGCGCTGGGTGCGCTTTTCGCCGAAGGTCATGAGCAGGCGCATCTGGCCGCCGTCCACATAGGTGTCCCAGCCCGAGGCATCGCTTTGCGCGGCCACATGGCCGCCCAGCAGGGCCTGCTGCAGGTCGGCGTTGCCCTTGAAGGGCACGTGGTTGAGCGTGACCTTGGCGTTCTCGGCCAGTTCCTCCATCAGCAGGTGGGGCGAGGAGCCGATGCCGGTGGAGCCGTACTCGATCTTGCCGGGGCTCTTGCGCGCGGCGGCAATGTACTCGTTGAAGCTCTTGTAGGGCGAGTCCGAGCGCACCGTGAAGCCGAAGGTATAGCCCGAGACGCCGATGATGTAGGTGAAGTCGGTGAGCGGGTTCCAGGCCGTCTTCTGCATGTGGGCCATGCGCAGCATGGACATGGGGAACTGGGTGATGGTGTAGCCGTCGGGCCGGGCGGTGCGCGCCATGTTGCCCGGACCCAGCGTGCCGCCCGCGCCGGGCTTGTTCTCCACGATGATGGGCTGGCCCAGCTGCTTGCCCGCGATGTCGGCCAGGGTGCGCATGTGGCGGTCGGTGGAGCCGCCTGCGGGGAAGGGCACGATCAGCGTGATCGGCCGCGTGGGAAAGTCGGTGGCCTGGGCCCAGGCGGGCGCGCTGGCGCCGGTGGCGGCCACAAAGGCTGCAGCCGCGAGCGCGAAGCCGCGGCGGCCAATGGAAATCTGCATGTCTGTCTCCTGCATCTCTGAACCAGGTGAGGCCGGGGCACATGCCTTGTGTGCCGCTCTGGCCAGGGCCCGGATGCTTCACCCGGGCCCGTTGGCACCGCCTCCCGGTGCGGTGTCTTGCGTTCTTACAGCGACTGCACCAGCTCGGGCACGGCCTGGAACAGGTCGGCTTCCAGGCCGTAGTCGGCCACCGAGAAGATCGGCGCCTCGGGGTCCTTGTTGATCGCCACGATCACCTTGGAGTCCTTCATGCCGGCCAAGTGCTGGATGGCGCCGGAGATGCCGGCCGCGATGTACAGCTGGGGCGCGACGATCTTGCCGGTCTGGCCCACCTGCAGGTCGTTGGGCGCATAGCCCGCGTCCACCGCCGCGCGGCTGGCGCCGATGGCGGCGCCCAGCTTGTCGGCCAACGGGGTCATGACCTCGTTGAACTTCTCGCTGCTGCCCAGCGCGCGGCCACCGGAGACGATGATCCTGGCCGCCGTCAGTTCGGGGCGGTCGTTCTTGGTCACCTCGCGGCCCACGAAGCTGCTCTTGCCGTTGTCGCCGGCCGCTGCCAGCTGCTCGACCTGGGCGCTGCCGCCGGTGGCTGCGGCTGCATCAAAGCCCGTGCCGCGCACGGTGATCACCTTGATCTTGTCGCCGCTTTGCACCGTGGCAATCGCGTTGCCCGCGTAGATGGGGCGCTCGAAAGTGTCGGCACTGGCCACCTTGGTGATGTCGCTGATCTGGGCCACATCGAGCTTGGCCGCCACGCGCGGCGCGGCGTTCTTGCCGCTGGCCGTGGCGGGGAACAGGATATGGCTGTAGTTGCCGGCAATGGCCAGCACTTGCGCTGCCAGGTTCTCGGCCAGGCCGTCCTTGAGGCTTGCGCCATCGGCATGGATGACCTTGGACACGCCAGCGATCTGGGCCGCAGCCTGCGCGGCGGCGCCGGCATTCTCGCCAGCGACCAGCACGTGCACGTCGCCGCCGCAGGCAAGCGCCGCCGTGACGGTGTTCAGCGTGGCGCTCTTGATCGAAGCGTTGTCGTGTTCTGCAATAACCAGTGCAGTCATGGAATTCCTTTCAGTTCAATGCTTGAGCGGCGCCGGGCCGCCCCAAGCCGCGAGGGCCCCCTTGGGGGGCAGCGGACCTTGCGCATGCAAGGGGAGCGTGGGGGCCTGTTGCTTTAGATCACTTTGGCTTCGTTCTTGAGCTTGGACACCAGCGTGGCAACGTCCGGCACCTTGACGCCAGCGCCGCGCTTGGCGGGCTCGGCCACCTTGAGCGTCTTCAGGCGCGGGGCCACGTCGACGCCCAGCTCTTCAGGCTTGACCGTGTCCAGCTGCTTTTTCTTGGCCTTCATGATGTTGGGCAGCGTGACATAGCGCGGCTCGTTCAGGCGCAGGTCGGTGGTGATGACGGCCGGCAGGCTCAGGGCCAGGGTTTCCAGGCCGCCGTCGACTTCGCGCGTCACATTCACCTTGTCACCGGCCACTTCGACCTTGGAGGCGAAGGTAGCCTGGGGCAGGTCGGCCAGGGCCGCCAGCATCTGGCCGGTCTGGTTGGCGTCGTCGTCGATGGCCTGCTTGCCCAGGATGATGAGGCCGGGCTGCTCCTTGTCCACCAGGGCCTTGAGCAGCTTGGCCACGGCCAGGGGCTGCAGCTCCTCGGTGGTCTCCACCAGGATGCCGCGGTCGGCACCGATGGCCATGGCCGTGCGCAGGGTTTCCTGGCACTGGGCCACGCCGCAGGAGACGGCGATGACTTCGGTGGCCACGCCCTTTTCCTTCAGGCGCACGGCTTCCTCGACGGCGATTTCGTCGAAGGGGTTCATGCTCATCTTGACGTTGGCGATGTCCACGCCCGTGCCGTCCGACTTCACGCGGACCTTCACGTTGTAGTCCACGACACGTTTGACGGGTACAAGGATTTTCATGAGAAAGCTCTTTTCTGGTTTTGAAAGGTTCAGGGTCAGCGGGCCAGACCGGCCAACCGCTCGTTGATCAGTGCATGGGCCTGGGCCATGATGCCGTCGATCAGTTGCTGCACCGTGGGCACGTCGTGGATCAGGCCGGCCACCATGCCGCAGGACCAGACGCCCGCGTCCATGTCGCCGTCATGCATGATGCGCGGATAGACGCCGGCCACTTCGGGCGCGATGTCGGCGAAGGTGATGGCCGAGCCCAGCTCGCGCTCCTTTTGCAGCAGGCGTTCGGTGGCCGGGTTGGTCAGCACGCGCTCGGTGTTGCGCAGCGGGCGCATGACCAGGCGCGTGTCCAGCTCGCTGGCCGCGACGATGGCCTGCTTGACGTTGTCGTGCACGGGCGCTTCCTGGGTGGCAATGAAGCGCGTGCCCATGTTGATGCCCTCGGCGCCCAGCGCCAGCGCAGCCACCAGCGAGCGGCCGTCGGCCATGCCGCCCGAGGCGACAAAGGGAATCTTCAGTTCTTCGGCCGCGCGCGGCAGCAGGATGAAGTTGGGGATGTCGTCCTCGCCCGGATGGCCGCCGCATTCGAAGCCGTCCACGCTGATGGCGTCGCAGCCGATGGCCTCGGCCTTGAGCGCGTGGCGCACCGAGGTGCACTTGTGGATGACCTTGATGCCGGCCTCCTTGAGCGCGGGCAGCCATTTCTGCGGGTTGTTGCCTGCCGTCTCCACGACCTTGACGCCGCCTTCGATGATGGCCTTGACGTAGCCCGGATAGTCGGGCGGGTTGACCGAGGGCAGGAAGGTCAGGTTGACGCCGAAGGGCTTGTCCGTCATCTCGCGGCAGCGCGCGATCTCGCGCGCCAGCAGCTCGGGCGTGCGCTGGGTCAGGCCCGTGATGATGCCGAGGCCGCCCGCGTTGGAGACGGCGGAGGCCAGCTCGGCCAGGCCCACATGGTGCATGCCCCCCTGGATGATGGGGTGCTCGATGCCGAAGAGTTCGGTGATGCGTGTCTTCATGTCCGTGTCACTCCACTGCGATGCCCTTGTCGCGGATCAGCTGGCCCCAGCGGGTGTAGTCCTGCTGGATGCGCTGGCCCAGCTGGGCGGGGTTCTGGAAGGCGGCGATGGCGCCGGCGTTGAGCAGCTTGCTCTGGATGTCCTTGTCGGCCAGGATCTGCTGGACCTCGCTGGCGATGCGGTCGACCACGGCCTTGGGCGTGCCCTTGGGCGCGAGCAGGCCGCCCCAGGAGACGGCGTCATAGCCCTTGATGCCCTGCTCGGCGATCGTCTTCGTGTCGGGCAGCATGCTCACGCGCTGGGGCGATCCCACGGCGATGGCGCGCAGCTTGCCGGCCTGGATGTGGGGCAGCGCGGCCACGAGGTCGGCATACATGATGGGCACCTGGCCGCCGATGGTGTCGGTGATGGCGGGCACGCCGCCCTTGTAGGGCACGTGCTGCATGTCGAAGCCGGCCATCTGCTTGAGCAGCTCCATGCTCAGGTGGCCGAAGCTGCCGGCGCCCGAGCTGGTGTAGTTCAGCGCGGTCTTCTGGGCCTTGGCATGGGCGATCAGGCTCTTGAGGTCGGTGACGTCGGGCAGCAGCGTGGGATTGACCACGATGACGATGGGCAGGTCATAGACCGTGGCCACGGGCGTGAAGTCCTTGACGGTGTCGTAGCCGGCCTTCTTGTACAGGTGCGGCGCCAGCAGCGTGGGCGTGGCCAGCATCATCAGCGTATAGCCGTCGGCCGGGCTCTTGGCGACCTGCACGGCCGCGATGGAGCCGGAGGCGCCGGGGCGGTTTTCCACCACCACGGTCTGCTTGAGGCGCTCGCCCAGCTTCTGGCCCACGATGCGCGATGCCGTATCGGTGGGTCCGCCCGCCGGGAAGGGCACGACCAGCCGCAGCATCTTGCTGGGCCAGTCGGTCTCGGCCAGCGCGCCGCCGGCCATTCCGGCCAGCAGCGGCGCGGCGGCCAGTGCCAGAACGCTGCGCCGCGTGGGGCGTGCCGGGGATGCGGGATTGCGCGTGTACATGAAGTCTCCTCTCATAGCTGTCTCAGCAGTCGTCGGTGGCGGCCCGCTGCTGCGGGCCGGAAAAATCAATCAAGCTTCGCGCCAGCCTCTTCGACCAAGGCCTTCCAGATGGGCATGTCGCGCTGGTAGTTCTCCCGGAAGGCCTGGGGGCTGTTCATCATGGGCATGAAGCCCGCGCCCGAGATGCGCTCCAGCACCTTGGGGTCCTTGATGATTTCGCGCAGGTGGCCGTAAAGCGCGTCCACGATCTCCTTGGGCGTGCCGGCCGGCGCGCCCATGGCCACCCAGCCGTAGATCGAATAGGCGTCGTCGGTCACGCCCTGCTCGAAGATGGTCGGCACCTTGGGCAGGATTTCCATGCGCTCCTTGCCGGTGACGCCGATGGCCTTGAGCTTGCCCGAGTCGATGAAGGGCTTGGTGTTGAGCGCGCTGGAAAAGCACATCTGCAACTGGCCGCCGATCAGCTCCTGGATCATGGGCGCCTCGCCCTTGTAGGCGGCATGGGTCATGTCGGCGTCCATGGTCTTGCTCATGTAGGCACCGGCCAGGTGGGCATACGAGCCCACGCCCCAGGAGCCGTACGAGAGCTTGCCCTTGTTCGCCTTCACGTAGGCCAGCAGCTCCTTCATGTTGCTGGCCGGCACCGAGGGGTGGACCACCAGGGTGACGGGCGCCGCCGCGACCTGGGTGATCAGGGCGATGTCCTTTTGCGGGTTGTAGGGCAGCTTGGTGTAGAGGAACTGGTTGATCAGCATGGAGGTGCTGAGCGACAGCAGCAGCGTGTGTCCATCGGGCGCGGCCTTGGCCACGGTATCGGTGCCCAGGATGCCGGCCGCGCCGGCGCGGTTGTCCACCACCACGGGCTGGCCTACGCGCCTGGCCAGCACTTCGCCGATGGTGCGCGCCATGATGTCGGTGGCGCCGCCCGCGTTGAAGGGCACGACCACGCGGATGGGCTTGGTGGGCCATGCGGCCGGCTTGGCGGCCTGTGCGAGGGCGCTGGTGGCGCCCGTGGCCAGCAGGCTGGTGCCGCCGATGGCGGCCAGCCCTTGAAGAAGGTCGCGGCGTGTGACTGGGGTGCTCATGGCTTGTCTCCTGTGAAGTCGCTGTGTGTATTCGCCGTCTTGCGCGGCTTTTTCTGGGGGTCCGGGGGCAAACCGGGGAAATCAGTTCGAGGAAGGCTCCTGGGGCAAGGTCAGGACACCCTTGGCTTGCAGCGCCTGCAATGCCGCATCGTCCAGCGCCAGCAGCCGGTGCAGCACCTCGCGCGTGCCCTCGCCCAGCGTGGGCGGTGCATGGCGGATGGGCAGGCGCTGGCCGTCCAGGCGGTAGGGCGGCGCGAACACGGGCGTGGTGCCGACCACGGGGTGGGGCATGTCCTGCAGCAGGCCGCCACGGCGCGTGCGCTCGCTGGTCAGGGCCTCGTGCAGGCCGGCCACGCGGCCGCAGGGGATGCCGGCGGCCGTCAGGCGCTCCAGCAGCAGATCGCGCGGGAAGGAGCGAATCAGTTCCTTGAGCATGGGGCCCAGCTCCAGGCGGTTCCTGGCGCGGTTGACGTTGGTGGAGAAACGCTCGTCCTCGACGATGTCGGGGCGCATCACCACCTGGCGGCAGAACTTGTCGAACTGGGCGTTGTTGCCCACGGCGATGATCAGCGGGCCGTCGGCGGCCTCGTACATGCCGTAGGGAACGATGGAGGGGTGGGCATTGCCGTAGCGCTCGGGGTCGTGGCCCAGCTGCATGGCGTCCAGGCCGTAGTAGCCGGTGATCATGATGCCGCTGTCGTACAGCGCCATCTCGATGAGGCGGCCCTTGCCCGTGCGCTCGCGGCGGAACAGCGCGGCCAGGATGGCCTGGGCCGCGTACATGCCGGTCATGAGATCGACCACGGCCACGCCGAACTTGAGCGGCGGCGTGCCGGCCTCGCCGTTGAGCGCCATGAGGCCGGCCTCGCCCTGGATGACCAGGTCGTAGCCGGGGCGCCTGGCCTCGGGGCCGCTGCTGTCGTAGCCGGCCACGGCGCAGTAGATGATGCCGGGCTTGATGGCCTTGAGCTGTTCGTAGCCCAGGCCCAGCTTCTCGGCGCCGCCGGTCTTGAAATTGTGGATGACCACGTCGAACTGGGGCAGCAGGTCGTGGACGATCTTCACGCCCTCGGGGGTCTGCAGGTCCAGCGTGATGGACCGCTTGTTGCGGTTCATGCTGTTGTAGTAGGTGGTCTCGGTCTTGCCGATGCGCAAGCCCCAGTCGCGCGTGTCGTCGCCGCGGCCCGGGTGCTCGACCTTGACCACCTCGGCGCCGAAGTCGGCCAGCACCATGCCGCACAGCGGCCCCGCGAACACGCGCGACAGATCGAGCACGCGCACGCCCTCCAGCGGGAAGTCGATGTCCTGGTTCTGATCGTTGTGGCTGTCGGCCATGTGCCTTGTCTCCTTGGAAAGTCTTGTTTCTATCGAGCGGTCAACCGCGCAATTTTGTGAAGTCGGCGCTGCGCTTTTCGAGGAAGGCACCGATGCCTTCACGGGATTCCTCGCTCTCCTGCGAGCGCACCATGTACTGCGCCTCCAGCTCCAGCTGTTCTTCCAGCGTGTTGCGCGGTGCCTGGCGGCACAGGTCCTTGATCAGGGCCATGGCCTGGTCGGGGCCGGTGGCCACCTGGGCGGCCAGCGCCACGGCGTCGGCCTGGGCCTGGCCCGGTTCGGACAGCCGGTTGACGGGGCCCAAGGCATGCAGGCGCTCGCCGCTGATGCGCTCGCCGGTCAGGCACAGCTCGGTCAGCACCTGGCGCGAGACGAACTCGGCCAGGAAGGCGGTGGCGCCGCCATCGGGCGTGAGGCCGACCTTGACGTAGGCCACCGAGAACACGGCGTTCTTTGCGGCCACCAGCATGTCGCAGGCCAGGGCCAGGGACAGGCCCGCGCCGGCCGCCGCGCCTTCGACGGCGGCGATCACGGGCTTGGGAAAGTCGCGCACGCTGCGGATCAGGTCATGCAGGCCTTCGAGCTTGGCGCGGCGTTCCTCCACCGGCAGCTCGCGGCGCCTGGCCAGCTGGCGCAGGTCGCCGCCCGCGCAGAAATGACCGCCCTCGCCCGTGAGCACCACGGCGCCCACGGTGGGGTCGGTCGCCGCGCTCTTCAACGCCGCCGTGACGGCCGCGTAGAACTCGGGCGACAGCGCATTGCGCGCGGCCACGTTGTTGTTGGACAGCACCAGCACGGCGCCTTCGCGGCGGGTCAGCAGGACTTGGTTCGCTTCGGTCATGGCGGCTTTCCTTGGCTCAGTGTTGCGAGCCGAGTGCGATGTAACGCGACAGATGGTGGTCCTCGTCGCCGAACTGGTGGTCGATCATGACCAGGCGCTTGGCGTAGTGGGCCAGGGGCAGCTCCCAGGTCATGCCGATGCCGCCGTGCATCTGGATGCTTTCCTCGGCCACCAGGGTGCCGATGCGGCCGATGCTGTACTTGGCGGCCGACAGGGCCTTCTCGCGCGCCACGCGGTCTTCGTCGGCAATGGCGGCGGCCGCGTTGATCACGGCCGAGCGCGCCTGCTCCACTTCCAGCAGCAGGTCGGCCATGCGGTGCTGCAGGGCCTGGAAGCTGCCGATGGGCACGCCGAACTGCTTGCGCGTGCGCAGGTATTCCAGCGTCTGGTCCTTGGCCACGTCCATGGCGCCCACGGCCTCGGCGGTCAGCGCCAGCACGGCGTAGCCACTGATGCGCTCCAGCAGGGACAGGCCCTGGCCTTCGGCGCCCAGCAGGGCGTCGGCGCCGACCTGCACCTGGTCCAGCACCAGCTCGGCCGCGCGGCCGCCTTCGATGCGGTTGTAGCCGCGCTTGTGGATGCCTGCGGCATGGCCGGGCACGAGGAACAGGCTGATGCCGGCTTCGTCGTACTGGCTGCCCGAGGTGCGGGCCGAGACCAGCAGCAGGTCGGCCTTCTCGCCGAAGGCGACCACGCCCTTGGCGCCGTTCAGCACCCAGCCGTCGCCGCTGCGCACGGCCGTGGTGGCGACGTTGTTGAGCTCGTAGTGGCTGCCCGGCTCGTCATGGGCCAGGGCCGCAATGGACGTGCCGTCGATGATGGCTGCCAGTTGTTCCTTTTGCGCATCGCTGCCGGCCGCGATCAGGGCCTGGCCCACGACCAGGGCGCCCAGCAGCGGCTCGGCCACCAGGCCGCGGCCCAGGCATTCGAAGACCACGCTGATGTCGAAGCCCTGGCCGCCGAAGCCGCCCGCGTCCTCGGGAAACAGCGCGCCGATGGCGCCGATGTCCGCGAACTGCCCGTACAGCAGCGGGCTGTGGCCTTCCTCGCCATAGGCGACGTGGTTGCGCGCCTCGATGGCGTACTGCTCGGAGACGAAGCGGTTGAGGCTGTCCGCCAGCATGCGGCGGTCTTCGGTGTGTTCGAAGTTCATGTTCCGTATTCCTTGCTGCCGGTCACAGGCCCAAGATCATCTTCGAGATGATGTTCTTCTGGATTTCGTTGGAGCCGCCGAAGATCGACAGCTTGCGGTAGTTGAAGTACGCGGCGGCGGCCGTGGCGGCAGCCGCGTCGCCGATGGCGGGCTGGTCGTAGCCGGCCTGCAGGGCCTCTTCGATGAAGGGCGCGGCGTAGGGGCCCATGGCGCGGCGCACCAGGGACAGGATTTCCTGGCGGATCTCGGTGCCGCGGATCTTGAGCATGGAGCTTTCGGCGCCCGGCACGCCGCCGCCGGCCACGGCGGCGATCACGCGCAGGTTGGTGGTCTTCATGTTCTCCAGGTCGATCTCGACCTTGGCCAGGCGGGCCGCGAACAGCGGGTCCTGGGTCAGCGGCTTGCCATTGCGCAGCATGCGGCCGGCGACGGCCTTGAGCTTTTCCAGGCCGGCCACCGAGAAGCCCACGCCCGCGATGTTGGTGCGCTCGTAGGTCAGCAGGTACTTGGCGTAGGTCCAGCCCTTGTTCTCTTCGCCGACCAGGTTCTCCACGGGCACCTTGACGTCGGTGAAGAAGACTTCGTTGACCTCGTGCTCGCCGTCCAGCGTGATGATGGGGCGCACTTCCACGCCGGGCGAGTTCATGTCCACCAGCAGGAAGCTGATGCCCTGCTGCGCCTTGGCCTCGCGGTTGGTGCGCACCAGGCAGAAGATCATGTTGGCGTGCTGGCCCAGCGTGGTCCAGGTCTTCTGGCCGTTGACGATGTAGTGATCTCCATCGCGCACGGCAGACGTCTTGACCGAGGCCAGGTCCGAACCCGAACCCGGCTCCGAATAGCCCTGGCACCACCAGTCGGCGCCATTGAGGATGCGCGGCAGCCAGTGGGCCTTCTGCGCCTCGTTGCCGTACTTGATGAGCACGGGGCCGAGCATGCTCAGGCCGAAGGGCACGATGCGCGGCGTGCCCGCCAACGCGCATTCATGCTCGAAGATGAACTTCTGCACCGCGCTCCAGCCCGGGCCGCCGTGCTGCTCGGGCCAGTGGTTGGCCAGCCAGCCGCGCGCGTTGAGGATGGCGTGCCAGCGCTCCATGTCCTGCTTGCTCAGTTGCAGGCCGTTCTTGACC
It encodes:
- a CDS encoding Bug family tripartite tricarboxylate transporter substrate binding protein, whose protein sequence is MYTRNPASPARPTRRSVLALAAAPLLAGMAGGALAETDWPSKMLRLVVPFPAGGPTDTASRIVGQKLGERLKQTVVVENRPGASGSIAAVQVAKSPADGYTLMMLATPTLLAPHLYKKAGYDTVKDFTPVATVYDLPIVIVVNPTLLPDVTDLKSLIAHAKAQKTALNYTSSGAGSFGHLSMELLKQMAGFDMQHVPYKGGVPAITDTIGGQVPIMYADLVAALPHIQAGKLRAIAVGSPQRVSMLPDTKTIAEQGIKGYDAVSWGGLLAPKGTPKAVVDRIASEVQQILADKDIQSKLLNAGAIAAFQNPAQLGQRIQQDYTRWGQLIRDKGIAVE
- a CDS encoding NAD(P)H-dependent flavin oxidoreductase translates to MKTRITELFGIEHPIIQGGMHHVGLAELASAVSNAGGLGIITGLTQRTPELLAREIARCREMTDKPFGVNLTFLPSVNPPDYPGYVKAIIEGGVKVVETAGNNPQKWLPALKEAGIKVIHKCTSVRHALKAEAIGCDAISVDGFECGGHPGEDDIPNFILLPRAAEELKIPFVASGGMADGRSLVAALALGAEGINMGTRFIATQEAPVHDNVKQAIVAASELDTRLVMRPLRNTERVLTNPATERLLQKERELGSAITFADIAPEVAGVYPRIMHDGDMDAGVWSCGMVAGLIHDVPTVQQLIDGIMAQAHALINERLAGLAR
- a CDS encoding CaiB/BaiF CoA transferase family protein, which encodes MADSHNDQNQDIDFPLEGVRVLDLSRVFAGPLCGMVLADFGAEVVKVEHPGRGDDTRDWGLRIGKTETTYYNSMNRNKRSITLDLQTPEGVKIVHDLLPQFDVVIHNFKTGGAEKLGLGYEQLKAIKPGIIYCAVAGYDSSGPEARRPGYDLVIQGEAGLMALNGEAGTPPLKFGVAVVDLMTGMYAAQAILAALFRRERTGKGRLIEMALYDSGIMITGYYGLDAMQLGHDPERYGNAHPSIVPYGMYEAADGPLIIAVGNNAQFDKFCRQVVMRPDIVEDERFSTNVNRARNRLELGPMLKELIRSFPRDLLLERLTAAGIPCGRVAGLHEALTSERTRRGGLLQDMPHPVVGTTPVFAPPYRLDGQRLPIRHAPPTLGEGTREVLHRLLALDDAALQALQAKGVLTLPQEPSSN
- a CDS encoding oxepin-CoA hydrolase, alternative type, producing MTEANQVLLTRREGAVLVLSNNNVAARNALSPEFYAAVTAALKSAATDPTVGAVVLTGEGGHFCAGGDLRQLARRRELPVEERRAKLEGLHDLIRSVRDFPKPVIAAVEGAAAGAGLSLALACDMLVAAKNAVFSVAYVKVGLTPDGGATAFLAEFVSRQVLTELCLTGERISGERLHALGPVNRLSEPGQAQADAVALAAQVATGPDQAMALIKDLCRQAPRNTLEEQLELEAQYMVRSQESEESREGIGAFLEKRSADFTKLRG
- a CDS encoding Bug family tripartite tricarboxylate transporter substrate binding protein; its protein translation is MSTPVTRRDLLQGLAAIGGTSLLATGATSALAQAAKPAAWPTKPIRVVVPFNAGGATDIMARTIGEVLARRVGQPVVVDNRAGAAGILGTDTVAKAAPDGHTLLLSLSTSMLINQFLYTKLPYNPQKDIALITQVAAAPVTLVVHPSVPASNMKELLAYVKANKGKLSYGSWGVGSYAHLAGAYMSKTMDADMTHAAYKGEAPMIQELIGGQLQMCFSSALNTKPFIDSGKLKAIGVTGKERMEILPKVPTIFEQGVTDDAYSIYGWVAMGAPAGTPKEIVDALYGHLREIIKDPKVLERISGAGFMPMMNSPQAFRENYQRDMPIWKALVEEAGAKLD